Proteins from one Nakamurella multipartita DSM 44233 genomic window:
- the menE gene encoding o-succinylbenzoate--CoA ligase, with product MARALQLLPLPTGDAVLDLLPRLARALAGDGPALLPVPAGDNPAAARAARALLLDGALAPGEDDPDDPTAFVVTTSGSTGAPKGTLLPAGALLASARATRRVLAGGGPAEDGPTEAGPTEDTRPAHWLLALPAHHVAGLQVLQRSLVEGTTPTVLDTATPFTPARFAAAAAAMPAGVRFVSLVPTQLQRILADPDPAAATALAGFTAVLVGGAPAPPALLDRAAAAGVRAVTTYGMSETCGGCVYDGRPLPGVTVSTDEHGRISLAGPVVARGYRGRQGDPAFDRDPAGARRFRTDDLGGLVDGRWRVLGRVDDVLITGGVKIAPAGVEATLAAAPGVADVLLTAVPDAEWGQRLVALVVPAGPLDAGAPDLDRLRADARSAHGPAAAPRMLVLVDALPLRGPGKPDRVAARELAGRAVAAHPGVPVVDLRERR from the coding sequence TTGGCCCGGGCCCTGCAGCTGCTGCCGCTGCCGACCGGCGACGCGGTGCTCGACCTGCTCCCCCGGTTGGCCCGGGCCCTGGCCGGGGACGGTCCGGCGTTGCTCCCGGTGCCGGCCGGGGACAACCCGGCCGCCGCCCGCGCGGCCCGGGCGCTCCTGCTGGACGGGGCGCTGGCCCCCGGCGAGGACGACCCGGACGACCCGACGGCCTTCGTCGTCACCACCTCGGGTTCGACCGGCGCCCCCAAGGGCACGCTACTGCCGGCCGGCGCCCTGCTCGCCTCGGCCCGGGCCACCCGCCGCGTGCTGGCCGGAGGCGGGCCGGCCGAGGATGGACCGACCGAGGCCGGACCGACCGAGGACACCCGGCCGGCGCACTGGTTGCTGGCCCTGCCCGCCCACCACGTGGCCGGGCTGCAGGTGCTGCAGCGCTCGCTGGTCGAGGGCACCACACCGACCGTGCTGGACACCGCGACGCCGTTCACCCCGGCCCGGTTCGCCGCCGCGGCCGCCGCGATGCCGGCCGGGGTGCGGTTCGTCTCCCTGGTGCCCACCCAGCTGCAACGGATCCTGGCCGACCCGGATCCGGCGGCCGCGACCGCGCTGGCCGGCTTCACCGCCGTCCTGGTCGGGGGAGCCCCGGCGCCGCCAGCGCTGCTGGACCGGGCCGCCGCGGCGGGGGTCCGGGCCGTGACCACCTACGGCATGAGCGAGACCTGCGGCGGCTGCGTCTATGACGGTCGGCCCCTGCCCGGGGTCACCGTGAGCACCGACGAGCACGGCCGGATCAGCCTGGCCGGGCCGGTGGTCGCCCGGGGGTACCGCGGCCGGCAAGGCGACCCGGCGTTCGACCGCGATCCGGCCGGCGCCCGCCGGTTCCGGACCGACGATCTCGGCGGGCTCGTGGACGGGCGGTGGCGGGTCCTGGGCCGGGTCGACGACGTGCTCATCACCGGCGGGGTCAAGATCGCGCCGGCCGGGGTGGAGGCGACCCTGGCCGCCGCCCCCGGGGTGGCCGACGTCCTGTTGACCGCGGTGCCGGACGCCGAATGGGGGCAGCGGCTGGTCGCGCTGGTGGTCCCGGCCGGGCCGCTCGATGCCGGGGCGCCCGACCTGGACCGGCTGCGGGCCGACGCCCGGTCGGCGCACGGTCCGGCGGCGGCGCCCCGGATGCTGGTGCTGGTCGACGCGCTGCCGCTGCGCGGCCCCGGCAAGCCCGACCGGGTGGCGGCCCGTGAGCTGGCCGGCCGCGCCGTGGCCGCGCACCCGGGCGTGCCGGTGGTGGACCTGCGGGAGCGGCGATGA
- a CDS encoding 1,4-dihydroxy-2-naphthoyl-CoA synthase translates to MSAPVSEIFDPTQWREVEGFDFTDITYHRHVGTRPAGGTGDEQARVDLPTVRIAFNRPEVRNAFRPHTVDELYRALDHARMTSSVGCVLLTGNGPSPRDGGWAFCSGGDQRIRGRSGYQYATGDTAETVDPARAGRLHILEVQRLIRFMPKIVIAVVPGWAAGGGHSLHVVADLTLASAEHAKFKQTDADVGSFDAGYGSAYLTRMVGQKFAREIFFLGQEYSAQEMFAMGAVNRVVPHAQLETVALEWAALINGKSPTAQRMLKYAFNLVDDGLVGQQLFAGEATRLAYGTDEAVEGRDAFLQKRTPDFTGYPWAY, encoded by the coding sequence ATGAGTGCGCCGGTGAGTGAGATCTTCGACCCCACCCAGTGGCGGGAGGTCGAGGGCTTCGACTTCACCGACATCACCTACCACCGCCATGTCGGGACCCGGCCGGCCGGCGGAACCGGAGACGAGCAGGCCCGGGTCGATCTGCCCACGGTCCGGATCGCCTTTAACCGCCCGGAGGTGCGCAACGCGTTCCGCCCGCACACCGTCGACGAGCTGTACCGGGCGCTGGACCACGCCCGGATGACCAGCTCGGTCGGCTGCGTGCTGCTGACCGGGAACGGACCCAGCCCGCGGGACGGCGGCTGGGCCTTCTGCTCCGGTGGCGACCAGCGCATCCGCGGCCGCAGCGGCTACCAGTACGCCACCGGAGACACGGCGGAGACCGTCGATCCCGCCCGGGCCGGCCGGCTGCACATCCTGGAGGTCCAGCGGCTGATCCGGTTCATGCCCAAGATCGTCATCGCCGTCGTGCCCGGCTGGGCGGCCGGCGGCGGCCACTCGCTGCACGTCGTCGCCGACCTGACCCTGGCCAGCGCCGAGCACGCCAAGTTCAAGCAGACCGACGCCGACGTCGGCTCGTTCGACGCCGGATACGGCTCGGCCTACCTGACCCGGATGGTCGGCCAGAAGTTCGCCCGGGAGATCTTCTTCCTCGGTCAGGAGTACTCGGCCCAGGAGATGTTCGCGATGGGCGCGGTGAACCGGGTGGTGCCGCACGCCCAGCTGGAGACGGTCGCGCTGGAGTGGGCGGCACTGATCAACGGCAAGTCGCCGACCGCGCAGCGGATGCTCAAGTACGCCTTCAACCTGGTCGACGACGGGCTGGTCGGCCAGCAGCTGTTCGCCGGCGAGGCGACCCGGCTGGCCTACGGCACCGACGAGGCGGTCGAGGGGCGGGACGCGTTCCTGCAGAAGCGCACCCCGGATTTCACCGGCTACCCCTGGGCCTACTGA